A window of Rhododendron vialii isolate Sample 1 chromosome 11a, ASM3025357v1 genomic DNA:
ATAAACGAGGACAAATGGACCAAGCACAAATCCTAATGTCCGATGCCGTTTCCAAATTACAGCTTCAAGAACGCAACCTGGCTCTCTTCTACTGCAATTTGATCGACTCTCACTCCAAACACAGATCGAAACCGGGGCTTTTCGATTCCTATACACGTCTCAAGCTGCTGATGAGTAGTTCAAGCTCTTTATATGTGAAACGTCGCGCATTTGAAGCAATGATGAGTGGATTGTGTGCGATGGACCTACCTTTTGAAGCTGAGAATTTGATGGAAGAAATGAGAGATTTAGCACTCAAGCCATCTGTGTTTGAGTTTAGGTCTGTGATATACGCATATGGAAGATTAGGTTTGTTGAATGATATGAAGAGGTGTTTGAATCTAATGGAGAGTGAGGGTTTGGGGTTAGATACAGTTTGCTCAAATATGATCCTAACGTCATTTGGAGCTCACGGCGAACTCTCAGAGATGGTTCTATGGCTCCGAAGGATTAGGAATTCAGGTGTTGGATTATCGATTCGAACTTATAACTCGGCATTGAAGTCGTGCCCGACAATCACAGAACTGCTTCAAGACCTCGAAGGTGTTCCCACTACTATCCAAGAGTTGATGGACAATTTACAAGGTGACGAGGGCTTGTTGGTCCAAGAGTTGATTGGATCAACGGTTTTGGAGGATACAATGGAGTGGAATTCGCTTGAAGGGAAGTTGGATTTGCATGGGATGCACTTGGGGTCTGCCTATTTGATTATGTTACAGTGGAGAGAGGAGCTCCGGTCAAGGTTTAAGGAAGGGAATTGCATTGTTCCGGCAGAGATTACAGTGGTTTGCGGGATGGGAAAGCACAGTGCTGTAAGGGGAGAGTCACCAATGAAGCGATTGGTCAAACAGATGATGATTTGGATGAAATGTCCAATGAGAATTGACCGGAACAATGTTGGATGTTTTGTTGCCAAGGGACGCGTGTTGAAAGACTGGTTAGGTTCATCTAACGCATTCTGCTAAGGCTTGTGAGAGTCGGGGAGAGTAATCCAATCATCGTGCCATAGTAGCTATCTCCATGTTTTACATGGGTCTTGTTAGAAAACTAGACAAGGAGCCTCGTTAGAAAATCTCTTGAACTGTTTGCTGCAGATGGAAATAGAGTCTGCAGCACTAGAGGAATTAATTGTAAACATTCTGTCATTTGCAAAACAGGAACCAACCTGATATTAGCATTATCTCCGCAACATAAACACATTAACCTAAACTAAAGGTATACCAAACGCATCTTTACATTGAACCTGGAATCAAAGTTGATCTCAAATGATCTTTTAGATAAACATGCAAAATTAAGTGTCCTGCAGACAAATTTCCAGTTTCCGCAGGGGAGCAGAGTAAGGAACCAAACTCGCCTAATGATCTCATTGTAATCTCTGCTCTAGCTTACATTAGTATAAGGAGCTTTCTGTTTGATGTAAACCACCTCAACAGTGCTTCAGAGTTCCTGAAGCATTGAATCTACCTCAAAAGGAAATAGGCTGGGATTTTCTGCTATATTTTTGGTTTCACATGTCTTCTGCTATTATTTTGCTGCCTACCACTTGGCAATGGCACCAAAATTACCCAGAAGCAGATGAATTGTTCAGATGTTAATGACAAAGGGCAGCGTGTAATACTCAAGTTCAAGTTTAACTACATTCTTTAACCAAAAGCTCTTTGCCCACGTCTGCATCTGTTGCGGCTCAAGCCATGGATTCATTCCGATGAACATTGAAATAGTCAACTCTCCCAGCAATCCTCCAATTAAACTGCACCGGaaagcaaaaaataatatatCAAATACggatcttttttttctttttttttaacagcaaaatacGGATCTTTACAGCAATCTCCAAGTTAGGCAAATTTTAGATAGCTGACAAGTGTGTCCTAGCCTTCCAACTCCTTTATTCCAGTTAATCCAACTGTGAGTATTTTAGATAGCTGACAATTGTGTCCTAGCCTTCCAACACCATTATTCCATTTAATCCAACTGTGAGTCTGAGTaattatgagatttttttttttggtaaataagtAATTATGAGATTAACCTTGATTCTACCATATTTACATGCAATACACCAAGTTGTTTAATCTTTATCACATATATTTTGGACACATGGAAACTTAATTGTACCACATTGGATAAGTGAAACAGAGCAGAATAGCTGCTGGTAATCTCTCAAGGAAATGACAAGCATTGATCCACTACTAGTGCAAGTTTCTTATTCACAGGAAATCTTGAcacccttaattttttttaattggtatTAAGTATTAACCAAGCAGTCTGGCTGAATATCCCAAGTCTTCACATAAAAGGTAACGAAATCCACTTTGATATTCTGCATATCTTTTAACTGACGTCTACGCACAATACAGTTGGCCTGTCATTGTCAACACTCCAATAAGTGGTCCTAATGTTGCTTGAACTAGGTGTGCACTGCAGCACTGTGCACTAAATGCACCATCACAAGTCTGGGATCAGCAACAGGGAGAAGTCGGTCAAACTAGGTAGAAGCTCTTTTCTTTGAGGTACATTCTCTCACGCAAAGTAAAGTTAAAAGGAAGATTGCTCTTTTCCTGGTGCAGATTGTACGTTCACCCGAACTGTAAATAATATATCAAATTCATGAAAGATACTCACCTGCCACTGGCAAGTAGTGTCTTGGAGAAAGAGACTTTCTTCTCTCTACCATGACTGCATTCATCGATGAGAAAATTGAGCTGTATCATCAATGACGAGCTTGGTAGCAAGAAAACATTTTATGATCTGGTGGCTGTACAATGTGGAGTATCATTGAGGTAAGCAAACAAATAGATATATAGAGACACCAAAACACAATTTCAGAGCCAACACTTTACCTAAGCTTTATTGCCAAAAAGACACTTGATGATGGCTTCGATATTGTCCTTCATAGGTCTCTAATCACATCACGTACCCTAATGCTCGAAAGTGAACGACAATGCCAAcagcaaaaagcaaaagaaccATGCATCAAAGAGTTTCCACCACCTGATAAAGCTTATTCACTTCTGTTTTCTTGTCCAACATCAAAAAGTTAAGTCGTTCCCATTCTTAGTGTACTAACCTGTAACAAGAAATATGGTACATTAATATAACCATCAAAAGACAAAATACAGCGGCTTCTAGTACATTCAAAAATGGTGAAAGGCTGAATCAAGTTTCAATAGGACTTGGGACGCTGTTAATGTTGAGGAAGCTGCTAGACTTTCGGCAAAATTAAATGTACGAGTATCTTATGGACAAATAGACACAAGGGGGAAGAAATACACCTTACACAAGTGCACCATTCCGAGGTATGAGAATGGCTCATAATCTCGATTTACCTTTGTTTTATGCCTTTGATGAGACAAATAAAGAGTCATTAGGATCCTATCACCTTATGTTCCATGGTGTTTTCCTATGAATTACATGGTTCCAAAACACCGGGAAAGATGTGTGAAACAACCGAACAGAAAGACATGACTCAACTAGGTATTCAGCTCTAATGGAACTTAGTTATCGAGGCCATATCTCAACAAGATGGAAACCAGTgacaacagaaaagaaaaaaacatggcATACCAAGCCCCGATGAATTCAGCAAACACGTCTTTAGTTTGCACCTCTTAAAACCAAGGCATCCACCATATATACATCTTTCCTAGGTTTTTGTGCGAAACTGCTTCTGCAATTAAGCGACGCGCCTGTCCTTCTACAGCGAGAGGCAGAGATGGTGCAGCTCCAACGCCAACAACAACTCCTTGCAGTCGTGCTTCGATATTACTGATGGCACGCTGCAATTTTCAGAGACAAAATTGTTGAGTCTTATGTCCTTACAAGATTTTGCCCACAAATTGATATTTTTGACTGAACTCAGAAAGACAAGATCAAATATGTGAAATGAATAAAGCATCACCAGAGTCGCCAAATCCATATTCTgagttcttttcttgtttttgataTTGATAATTTGATATGTCAAAAGGAAATCAATCAACTTAAACAGAAGCATAATCCTAAATATTTTAATTCTATGACTAAATGAAACTAGCTTAACATGAACTTACACTTGCAGTCATAACTGACCAGCCAAAATTAATTCCCTACTATGTAAAACTAAGATAACAGCAAAACGAGCCTGGAAAATGGAGTGCATAATGAAGTCCTGAGATTCGAAGAACAGCCCTTTTCTGCTAGTTGATTCACAAACTGGCTAGCTTCATATGATTTTGTAGAACAGTTTGCAGCCAAAATTACACATTCTATGCATAAAGTTGTCTTGGCAAAGTTCTTGTAAATGCCATTGCATGGGCAAGTCATAATTGATTCGACAACTATAGTTTTGCTTAAAAAAGATTTGGCAGTCACATCTAAGTCACCAACTGATTTCAACTTCTCAGACTTCGAAATTGACCAAGGTTAAGAAACAACTTTGAAAGCGTCGATAAAATAGACGAAAAAGAGAACAATGAAGATTCTAACCTGGGCATGGGGATTCTGAACTTCTACTCCACTGGACTTGTGAGATTTAGTCCATTCCACAAGTGGAtcatggataaaagtttccagGACACTCACTAGAGTCTCCCTATGGGCCCTGAGTACAGAAAGTGTGATCTCACAAACCCTCAGAAAAATACCCTCATATCCAGTAATGCCCAATCCATCAATCACATTCTGTAGATCCAATCAGAGAATTCAATTGAAGAAATTAGCTGTCATGCAGAACAGAAGAGTTTAAATTAATTGCCAAGAATGCACTTGATTGAGGTGAGAATACCGCATTTTTACAAACTCAGTATTTTGTTTGGTGCAATCATGAATTCTAAACTTCATTGGCAATACATGCGTACAGAGTTCATCAGAAAAATGATCACAACTTGGCCTCTGGACAACAGCTAAAATTTGGCCATAATGTGCAGGTCATATAACTATGTGCTTTTCTTACCTGGGTTAGCCTGAAAGGCACCAGCTCAGGTTTCTCCAACTGCAAACCTTTGTCAAATAAGCAACTGAAATCAACATGAATACAGTCCCCTGTGGTAGAATCGAAAAGAATATTTTCCCCGTGCCTATCTCCAAGGCCCACAATGTGCCCAACCATTGACCAAACTGCAGCAGTGTGTGAATATGCAACTCGAGCCCTGAACCAAGCAGCTGGTTCAGAAAATGtgttcaaaaaccatttgtgaAAAGCTGGAGGAAACATCGGAAGAATTTTGTTCTTCAGCATCTCATCTTCTGGCGTTTTCCCTTGGCATTGATCATAAATTCGCTTGATTTGCGGATTTGTCTTATTCCTGTCAAATTTCCCACAGCTTATATAAATGTCTTGAAGTATATGTCGGAGCCCACGAGTGTGGGGAACCCACTCAACCATACCACAGTCCTCCGTTAGGGGAATCACTGCAAAGGTGCGAATGTAAAGCTTCCTCCTGCGACTTTCTGGGCACTTGGACAATAAACGGTTTATCATAGCATTAAATTCCATCATGCGTGCATCTTTTCTGAGGTCATCCTTGGGTTTGCAAAGGAATGGACGTTCAATGCCATCGCTACCCAGAAGAACCACCTGTAAACAACAACGTATGGGACTTATGTTATGAAGATGATGCATAGGCAGCATAGTGAAAGCTTCAATGACCTCAAGGACAAACTATCAAGTGCATCTCTACCATGTCATAGAGGCAAAAAAAATAGACTCCTCCAAAGATTTGGCTGAACAAAGTCAACATGACCATAAAGTATAGAAAGATAGGGCCTATTCCAACTATCTGAATAGACAGATAGTACACATGAGCTTGCAAGGAGGTGCTTTCCACTTCTTTTAGGTTTGCAATGAGAAAATTTGGTTTCTCTACTTCATGATCCGTGGGTAAATCTTATCAAGGGCATATCTACCAGGGTAACCTGTCCAGCAGTTTGAGAAGGCAAGAGAACAAATATACTCTTGAACGAAAAGATGGTGATGGCTCTTCAACACCAATTTCCGGAACATTATAAATGTGATCATAACCGATCAAAAAATCTTGAACCAGATGGGAAAGCAATTAGAAATACTTGTGAAAACATGTTCAAGCAATCTGATTCGAACGACAGATCATACAAGAAGCTTACTTTCTTGGGTCGCTGAAGAGACGAAAGGATCTCAGCTTCATCAGCAATACCTGATATTGTCGGAAGGTCTGTGGCCGAGAAGATATCAGATCTAAGCGAGTCAGACAGATCCATATCATATGTGGGTAGATTTACCGTCAGGGACTGCTGGATGGGCATTATGATTTCCAGTGGCATCATCCTCTTCAATGCACTGAATTCAGTTGAGATGTTGATGGTCCTTGCCTTTGACTGACCAGCATGGAAGCACAACCTGATTAGATGATCAACCAGGGTAGCAAACTGAACAAACAAGTTATTTCCATTGTTTCCCTGACTTGACAATTTTCTCGCAGCTTGTATGATCTCCGCAGCAGCCTCTCTCCTTGAAGGTACTGTGGACTTTGAAACTGCCGCCATAATCCAGAGGGCTTGCTGTGGGTATTGCCGTAGAACAGAGGTGATAATGTGTTTGACCAAACGCACAATTTCGTCATTTTGGTGGCAAATTCTGGAAACTAACTGAGGAAGCACTGTTAACCACTGATATGTGGGCAGATCCTTTAAACACCCTCGCATGATGCCCATTacctgaaaagaaaggaaaaaacggCATTAATTGATAAATGGTGAAGAAGAGCAAAGTCACCCTTTTATTTTGGACAATATAAGATCGGGACACTAAGATCACCACCTTCACATGGACATTTTTCATATCTTTATTGGATGAACCACTTCTCTGATAAATgcttccaaaatcaaaccaaaggGTTAACAACCTTGGAAGGGCTTGAAAGAGATTCTTGTGGCCTCTATGAAGACCCTTCGCATAGTATAACAGTACATCAGGAAGGTAGGACCACCAATGCTTTTCCAAATTCGTAGAAACAACAGTCGCCGAAACAGATGGAACCCTGGGACCTAGATCAAAATTATCCTCCTGCCGTTTTCTGGTATCAACAAGCAGTTCATCACAATACTTAGCCACATAAAAGTATCCTTTCTCCCACTTGGGCTGGAGATCTCTCACCCTAGAATACAGACCGATGACATCTTCCTTCTGCCTCTGGCCAGTATAATGGATCCACCTCGAGTAGAGGAGGAGAGTTTTTGCAATATCCAGATTATCATTGAAGGCTGGAGTATCACAGAGTAAAGGAGGTGGGTTCAGTGGAACCACTGACAAGCTGGTGATAGATGACACGGCAGCAGAACCAATAACCTCCACTGGCATGTTCAGCAGATTTTGCTGCAGCTCTGCAATGGCACCATCTGATCTCCTAGTACTCCACAGAAGCTTAGCCTTTTCCATGTGAACATTAGGTGCCCCAGAAGCCTTGGCTTCTAGAATTGCTCGATTAGCTGTCTCGTAATGACCAGCCGATCGACAGAGTTTTGCATACTGCAGCCAGTAGTTCCCAACTCGAGCACCAAGACCACTGGCACCAAAAACCAGTCTCCGGAAAGCTAAGAGTGGCTCCCTCGTCCACAGAGATGGTTGTGTAAATCTGAGCCGATTTTCCCAATTGTCCGCCACTTTTGAGAATCCAGATTCACCCAAATGGAATGATTTCTCCAAGAAAGATTCACCGACAAGGAGACTATGGAAGTCTTCCAACTCCCTTAGCATGTGAAGCTTTACAACAAATGGGTAAGCCCGGATATAGGAGTCCATTCCAGCAGCAGCTAAAGGAGCAATCAGAGCTTGTTTTGAGAGTGCAATTCGTTCAGCAACTGAGAATTGATCTTTTTTCATCATTGCCTGCAGAATCTTTGCAACATCCATGTCAAAGGAAGCATTGCTCTCAGAACTGCTACAAAGTAAACCTTCTTCATCAGCTCCATTAAGGAACTCATCCATCAGGTTCCACCTGCCAAGCCTCCATGCAGCCTGAATACCTTGCATACACCATGTTTTCTTGTACTGAGGAACCCTAGAAATCAATCCATCTACATGAGTGACCATCGCCTGCAAATGGCACATGTTTAGCAGACAGTTGAGAACATCTGAATGCCTCTGAACTGAAGTGGGTTCCATCTGCAAAGCCTGTTCGCAAGAAGTCAAAACTTCTGCCCAATTTCCCGCTTTCTTGTTTATTAAGAGCTGGTCTTGCAAGCTTTTAGATTTGCGTAGACATGCCAAACCAGACAAACCATCAGGCTCATCCAAGCAGCTGTATATTTCCATTAGAAGTGAGacatcttcatcttcaaataTGCCACTCCTCGTAGCTGCAGGGTTAAAAGATCCCGACTTTTCCTGCACGTGAGACTCAAAGTACAACAAAGACCTCGCATAAGCCTGACACCTGAATGAGGCCCTAGAAAGGGTTACCTTAGGAATTGCAGCCAAAAGCTCTGAAACATATTTACACTGCATAAGGACTTGGTCTGAATTTactgaagtattcatattttgatcttttaaCTTGGAAGCTTGTTGCTTAGAATTTGATGATTGAAGAGACTGAGCAAGAGCAATCTCTTGCTCAACATCATCCACCCATTGGCCAAGATTATCAAGAAGAGTGAACACAGCCTGAATGCAAACTTCACTTTGCCGAGAATTGATTCCATGAATCGCAGCCACACTATTCTCTGATACTGCAGCATCAAGAACACTTAGGATCTCCTCCGTTATGCCACATCGTGCCTCCTCAGTGCCATGGCAGACAGCATCAAGGACCAAATATGGCAGCAGATATATTGCTGTTTGCATATCGTGACGCACTATCCCTCGGCAAGAATTGAAAATACTTGCACGGGAACCAGTTGCATGCACAGTCAACTTTCTTATCCAGAAATATATCCATCTTCTAAAAGACATGGAAGGCCGGTAAATAGGTCCAGCAGATGATGAATCTGCCACATTTGGAAGCTGAAATCTTGAGGTTAAACAAGGAGCAATTATCTCTTTCACATAGGTGGAGAAACGGTCCCACAACCTCTGACCCCTACCATTCATTCCACTGGTATTAGAATTGATCTTGATCCCAGGAGGAGGGACATTCAAAGGTTGTTTACACTTCAGTGTCTGTAACGCAGAAGCTGTATCATTTTCATCTAGTGATGCCTCACAACCCGCAATCTTCAGAAGCTCCTGTATAGCCAATGCTGCAGAGTCTTGGATAATGGTGTCAGGCGCAGCTCTAAAAGCCCTTGCCAGATGCTTGTGGATCAACTCGAATATCAAATCGTCATCTGAACAAGCAATTTTAAAGCGCTGGCTTGAAGCACCCTTTACTTTAGCAGGATCAACTGCACCAAGTGCTCCAAGGCAATCAGCACATACCAACTTCAGCCGCTGTCCCACTGAAGTTCTTGATTCTTCTGCACAACCTCTAAGCAAGGAAATAATCAAAGAACTCAAGACGTCCATATCCGAACCTACTTCCCCAGTGACAAAAGTAGTGACGTCCTCCCTTCTCAGGTTCAGCAATTTGCACAGCTCGCTACTCACCATGTACCTAACATTCAAATTCTCGTGATTTAGACCATCAACAATATCCCGCAATTGGTCTTTCAACGTTGTGGATCCACGTGCTTCTTCTATCACTTTGTTCACTCCTCTTAGGGCAGGAATATTGGGCAAAGGAGGGAACTCACAGATATGCTGCTTCAGGATATTCCTATTCTCAAAAACAAGTTCTTCTAAGATTTCCACAATTTTACTGAAATTTGAAGAATGCCTATCCCGCTCCAACAAGGGAATAAGAGCAGCAAAAACTTGAGATATTACATGTTTAGTACTAGAAGGTGCTAGCTTTACCAACTGCTTTATGAAAAAGTGTAAGACACAGAGACCCTCAGCCTGCAGTGGCTCTTTATCAATAACATACATGAGAAGAACCATGAGTTTAGGTACGTAAGTTCTAAGGTGGGAACCCATCATATTGATCAGCATCTCTATACGTTTTATGGCTTGTTTCTGCAATAACAGGTCCTCCGTGTGAATCAATTTTCTATCCATACTGTTAAGAAGACCAACAAAGTGATTCTTCAAAAATCCTGGAAGATCATCAGAATCAGTTAAAATTCTTGCAACTTCTTTTATCATCTGAGGCACCTTAGCTAACCTGCAAACACAAACTAAAAGCGCTTACTGACAAATGCCACAATTTTACAGATGTAATAGCAGTACCATGAAAATGAGCATATATTCTCAGCTAAAGAGACCCTAAATCAGAAGCCCAGACCAACCAATTGAGGCTTGAAAAAAAGTTGACATCCATGTGGACTTTGGCAACATCAATGTTCTAAATTAATGTAAATgtagagagcgagagagagagagagagagagagagagagagagagatgccatTGAATTGTTCAAAATGCATACATAGGGAAGCAAAGCCCCTCTTAGGAATGTTCAAGATCAGAATACCCAAGAAAATCCAAGACAAAGAGTGCTTTATTGGACTCCAACCAACCAACAATGTCTTTGTCAATAGACTCAATCCTTAGAATCTAAAGATTGGTGAAGAATTGTGCACCTTTTGTTAGTCTCATCCAAATCACCATCTACAAAGCACACAAGTTCATCTAATAGTGCAGGCAATGCAGCTGCAAAAATCTCTTGGTTGTTGGATCCAGTCTGCACATGGTAAAACTGCAAAGCCGAGAGCAAATCTTCACTATCAGCTTGATGAAGGGCAAACGCAAGCACCTTTGGTAGCCAAGTCACGATCAGTTGCACCATATCTGTGTTCAAGCACCTGGCAAACTCATATAAGGTGACAACTGCTTGATCATTACCCTGTTGGGTGACTACAAGCTTTGGAAGGACAACAGGAATCATTTTTTTGACAAGTTCTTCAGTTTCAACTCCAAGGACAGCCTCTGCAAACTCTCTGACCATTTGCAGACGGCTTGCAAGCCTATTGGACAGATAATCATACAACTCATTCCGAACATGAATAACT
This region includes:
- the LOC131308664 gene encoding serine/threonine-protein kinase ATR isoform X2; translated protein: MANLSSLVHELRERIAASSSTPPNHHADDDALETRFRAVLPNLLHAYVVPSSSANEREVIAVLKLLTHTAKNFPGVFFHGRPAAVLPLIGRILPFFAEPAFRSRHGVIFETVGSLLSLLRTGDHDAYRQFFMDTMVVVEDLLYVASLFADESRNAVSSKVSFKCFCESFNGISSDPAHLSDLPPSSKTIDGLGVLINLTGRQRWQPFATWVIKLICKCLTEGTLYVEGLVNVSFVSAACSLLCYGDSDLHMACFDFARIIGTVVDFEIVPTEKLIHSISTILSEDEEGLPVFRNTVYDSSMGGCLQALHSSCPDDVVKLTAANLVKVFPESMQRTKSSELKAALCNAYIRIAKSCPPHIWRPESLISLLCSSNACFALIDCLRMALSTIIPDAVEEETIENRKMNRSPPNPGGCESIRVGGKRPLQDQNTFQTKRQKFDKKVITLQADSLDEKMISCKVTTGVINEYGEYMLKSLFSFVEFLNPPGGKATLLSPEVSLTALSMLSIAVCIYTQTQLSRCIFGKMHGWIPWICEQASQGTALSFDLFIFMEAVHSVLLVECILPKENKLFRIMGDGADQLHLVLNLPWTHTLVDAEPHPPWKMKCLSVQILSKMGCIMESGINLKVLDFALQDEVDEVRTEAIISMPIFCLWSGLGIRTDLFKRLQFLEEEKSEQVKRVIPFSLGYLACICGSCNGIAGLCENECKLFLTKDTVKHNATVDLLSAGFWCSKCDSRVVHNQELYPMVVHLTDIQSAEFDIDDDFFRLQSLFFELLYDDSSEEVQVACVGIIHRILAHGTKDMLLRTRSEWIKCVDYLLLHRKRAVRVAFSTRIGSFLEEPMLNCLLLEEEESNKTKEQKLLDKIKHALAEADDPQIFETLLESTAEIMVSVDINSQVFLFSLILLVDQLDNPNLTVRLSASKLIRRSCYIHLKGGFELVLSKVIHVRNELYDYLSNRLASRLQMVREFAEAVLGVETEELVKKMIPVVLPKLVVTQQGNDQAVVTLYEFARCLNTDMVQLIVTWLPKVLAFALHQADSEDLLSALQFYHVQTGSNNQEIFAAALPALLDELVCFVDGDLDETNKRLAKVPQMIKEVARILTDSDDLPGFLKNHFVGLLNSMDRKLIHTEDLLLQKQAIKRIEMLINMMGSHLRTYVPKLMVLLMYVIDKEPLQAEGLCVLHFFIKQLVKLAPSSTKHVISQVFAALIPLLERDRHSSNFSKIVEILEELVFENRNILKQHICEFPPLPNIPALRGVNKVIEEARGSTTLKDQLRDIVDGLNHENLNVRYMVSSELCKLLNLRREDVTTFVTGEVGSDMDVLSSLIISLLRGCAEESRTSVGQRLKLVCADCLGALGAVDPAKVKGASSQRFKIACSDDDLIFELIHKHLARAFRAAPDTIIQDSAALAIQELLKIAGCEASLDENDTASALQTLKCKQPLNVPPPGIKINSNTSGMNGRGQRLWDRFSTYVKEIIAPCLTSRFQLPNVADSSSAGPIYRPSMSFRRWIYFWIRKLTVHATGSRASIFNSCRGIVRHDMQTAIYLLPYLVLDAVCHGTEEARCGITEEILSVLDAAVSENSVAAIHGINSRQSEVCIQAVFTLLDNLGQWVDDVEQEIALAQSLQSSNSKQQASKLKDQNMNTSVNSDQVLMQCKYVSELLAAIPKVTLSRASFRCQAYARSLLYFESHVQEKSGSFNPAATRSGIFEDEDVSLLMEIYSCLDEPDGLSGLACLRKSKSLQDQLLINKKAGNWAEVLTSCEQALQMEPTSVQRHSDVLNCLLNMCHLQAMVTHVDGLISRVPQYKKTWCMQGIQAAWRLGRWNLMDEFLNGADEEGLLCSSSESNASFDMDVAKILQAMMKKDQFSVAERIALSKQALIAPLAAAGMDSYIRAYPFVVKLHMLRELEDFHSLLVGESFLEKSFHLGESGFSKVADNWENRLRFTQPSLWTREPLLAFRRLVFGASGLGARVGNYWLQYAKLCRSAGHYETANRAILEAKASGAPNVHMEKAKLLWSTRRSDGAIAELQQNLLNMPVEVIGSAAVSSITSLSVVPLNPPPLLCDTPAFNDNLDIAKTLLLYSRWIHYTGQRQKEDVIGLYSRVRDLQPKWEKGYFYVAKYCDELLVDTRKRQEDNFDLGPRVPSVSATVVSTNLEKHWWSYLPDVLLYYAKGLHRGHKNLFQALPRLLTLWFDFGSIYQRSGSSNKDMKNVHVKVMGIMRGCLKDLPTYQWLTVLPQLVSRICHQNDEIVRLVKHIITSVLRQYPQQALWIMAAVSKSTVPSRREAAAEIIQAARKLSSQGNNGNNLFVQFATLVDHLIRLCFHAGQSKARTINISTEFSALKRMMPLEIIMPIQQSLTVNLPTYDMDLSDSLRSDIFSATDLPTISGIADEAEILSSLQRPKKVVLLGSDGIERPFLCKPKDDLRKDARMMEFNAMINRLLSKCPESRRRKLYIRTFAVIPLTEDCGMVEWVPHTRGLRHILQDIYISCGKFDRNKTNPQIKRIYDQCQGKTPEDEMLKNKILPMFPPAFHKWFLNTFSEPAAWFRARVAYSHTAAVWSMVGHIVGLGDRHGENILFDSTTGDCIHVDFSCLFDKGLQLEKPELVPFRLTQNVIDGLGITGYEGIFLRVCEITLSVLRAHRETLVSVLETFIHDPLVEWTKSHKSSGVEVQNPHAQRAISNIEARLQGVVVGVGAAPSLPLAVEGQARRLIAEAVSHKNLGKMYIWWMPWF